The proteins below come from a single Asanoa ferruginea genomic window:
- a CDS encoding epoxide hydrolase family protein, whose translation MITPFRIDIPQADLDDLADRLARTRWPNELADAGWDYGFPLARLKELAEHWRTGYDWRKHEARLNELPHFTTEIDGQNIHFVHVRSSNPSALPLILTHGWPSSFLDFVDVIEPLSRDFHLVIPSIPGFGFSGPTHERGWDIVRVARAWAELMSRLGYERYGAQGGDFGSGISTALGAAAPEHVVGVHINYLPTRPVADPTIELSESDEARLDKIRQLMANRPPYQALQATTPQTIGYALTDSPVGQLAWIAERFAQWTDPRSPISDERILTEISLYWLTATAASSARLTRETPRRIEPCPVPVGVAVFAHDITQSVRPLAERQYDIRHWSEFDRGGHFPAMEVPDLLAEDIRDFFASLGHPVKTGP comes from the coding sequence ATGATCACGCCGTTCCGCATCGACATCCCGCAGGCCGACCTCGACGACCTGGCCGACCGGCTCGCCCGCACCCGCTGGCCCAACGAGCTCGCCGACGCCGGCTGGGACTACGGCTTCCCGCTGGCTCGTCTGAAGGAGCTGGCCGAACACTGGCGCACCGGCTACGACTGGCGGAAGCACGAGGCACGGCTCAACGAGCTTCCGCACTTCACCACCGAGATCGACGGCCAGAACATCCACTTCGTCCACGTCCGGTCGTCGAACCCGTCGGCGCTCCCGTTGATCCTCACCCACGGTTGGCCCAGCTCGTTCCTGGACTTCGTCGACGTGATCGAGCCGCTGTCGCGCGACTTCCACTTGGTGATCCCGTCCATCCCGGGCTTCGGCTTCTCCGGGCCGACCCACGAGCGCGGCTGGGACATCGTCCGGGTCGCGCGGGCCTGGGCCGAACTCATGAGCCGCTTAGGGTACGAGCGCTACGGCGCGCAGGGCGGCGACTTCGGCTCCGGCATCTCCACGGCGCTCGGCGCGGCGGCACCCGAGCACGTCGTCGGCGTGCACATCAACTACCTGCCGACCCGACCGGTCGCGGACCCCACCATCGAACTGTCCGAATCGGACGAAGCCCGGCTGGACAAGATCAGGCAGCTGATGGCGAACCGCCCGCCCTACCAGGCTCTCCAGGCGACCACGCCGCAGACCATCGGCTACGCGCTGACCGACTCGCCGGTCGGCCAGCTCGCCTGGATCGCCGAACGCTTCGCCCAGTGGACAGACCCTCGCTCGCCGATCAGCGACGAGCGGATCCTCACCGAGATCTCGCTCTACTGGCTGACCGCCACCGCGGCGTCCTCGGCGCGGCTGACCCGCGAGACCCCGCGGCGGATCGAGCCGTGCCCGGTGCCGGTCGGGGTCGCCGTCTTCGCACATGACATCACCCAGTCGGTGCGACCCTTGGCCGAGCGGCAGTACGACATCAGGCACTGGTCGGAGTTCGACCGCGGCGGCCACTTCCCCGCGATGGAGGTGCCGGACCTGCTGGCGGAAGACATCCGGGACTTCTTCGCTTCGCTGGGACACCCCGTCAAGACAGGGCCGTGA
- the cobA gene encoding uroporphyrinogen-III C-methyltransferase: protein MTELYPLALRLDGRPVLVVGGGAVASRRVPALLSAGASVTVVSPELTPTLHGLADAGRLRWERRLFEPSDVDGVWLVHVAVDDPAAAQRVSDAAEARQVFCVRADDRTAATAWTPAVTRRGPVTVAVLGGGDPRRAVATRDAIAAFLSGWTGAAASGTAFAAGPAHAAAEKGGRVALVGAGPGDPELITVKGRRLLAEADVVVADRLAPGLLLDELRPDAELVDAAKNPYGPARTQDEINQILVDRARQGLLVVRLKGGDPFVFGRGGEEVIACAAAGVPVTVVPGVTSAVSVPASAGIPVTHRGVAHEFTVVSGHLSPDDPESLVNWPSVAQQSGTVVILMGLRHLPTIAATLVANGRPGSTPAAVIQEGTTAEERTVTGTLETIAAAVAEAGLRAPAITVVGEVVTALS, encoded by the coding sequence GTGACCGAGCTCTACCCCTTGGCGCTGCGGCTCGACGGCCGGCCGGTGCTGGTTGTCGGCGGCGGTGCGGTCGCTAGCCGGCGGGTACCCGCGCTGCTCAGCGCCGGCGCCTCCGTCACCGTGGTGTCGCCCGAGCTGACGCCGACGCTGCACGGGCTGGCCGACGCCGGCCGGCTCCGGTGGGAGCGCCGGCTCTTCGAACCGTCTGACGTGGACGGTGTGTGGCTCGTGCACGTCGCGGTCGACGACCCGGCCGCCGCGCAGCGGGTGTCGGACGCCGCCGAGGCGCGTCAGGTGTTCTGTGTCCGCGCCGACGACCGGACCGCCGCGACGGCCTGGACGCCCGCGGTCACCCGGCGCGGGCCGGTCACCGTCGCGGTGCTCGGGGGCGGCGACCCACGGCGGGCCGTGGCGACCCGGGACGCGATCGCCGCGTTCCTGTCCGGCTGGACGGGTGCGGCGGCGAGTGGCACGGCCTTCGCCGCCGGCCCCGCGCACGCCGCAGCCGAGAAGGGCGGCCGGGTCGCGCTGGTCGGGGCCGGACCCGGCGACCCGGAGCTGATCACCGTGAAGGGGCGCCGGCTGCTCGCCGAGGCCGACGTGGTGGTCGCCGACCGGCTCGCGCCCGGGCTGCTGCTCGACGAGCTGCGGCCGGACGCGGAGTTGGTGGACGCGGCGAAGAACCCCTACGGGCCGGCACGCACCCAGGACGAGATCAACCAGATCCTGGTCGACCGGGCGCGGCAGGGTCTGCTGGTCGTCCGGCTCAAGGGCGGCGACCCGTTCGTCTTCGGGCGGGGCGGCGAAGAGGTGATCGCGTGCGCGGCCGCCGGCGTGCCGGTCACCGTCGTGCCGGGGGTGACCAGCGCTGTCTCCGTGCCCGCGTCGGCCGGCATCCCGGTCACCCACCGGGGGGTGGCGCACGAGTTCACCGTGGTCTCCGGGCACCTGTCGCCGGACGATCCCGAGTCGCTGGTCAACTGGCCTTCCGTGGCACAGCAGTCCGGCACGGTGGTGATCCTCATGGGGTTGCGCCATCTGCCGACCATCGCGGCGACGCTGGTCGCCAACGGGCGGCCGGGCAGCACGCCGGCGGCAGTGATCCAGGAAGGCACGACAGCGGAGGAGCGGACGGTGACCGGGACGCTGGAGACGATCGCCGCGGCCGTGGCCGAGGCGGGGTTGCGCGCCCCGGCCATCACGGTCGTCGGCGAGGTGGTCACGGCCCTGTCTTGA
- a CDS encoding nicotinate-nucleotide--dimethylbenzimidazole phosphoribosyltransferase — protein MSLLADTVAAIRPLDAAAMAAAQARHATLTKPPGSLGSLEDLGVRLAGLAGTCPPPLPQPATVAVFAGDHGVHAQGVTPWPQEVTVQMVANFLASGAVVNAFARQAGAEVVVVDVGVATPLLDSDPDGLAGGTAGADAGSAGEAVSAQPGMQPRLVRANVRRGTADLSVQPAMTRDEAVAAIEVGIRLAGDLVDGGAGCLITGDMGIGNTTPAAALIAAFTGAAAADVTGRGTGIDDETHGHKVAVVQRALALHRPDPADPVGVLAAVGGLEHAALAGFVLGGAARRVPVILDGVIADSAALAAAALAPDAVGAMVAGHRSAEPGASVALRHLGLAPLVDLGLRLGEGTGAVLAWPIVASAVRVLHDVATFDSAGVAEK, from the coding sequence ATGAGCCTCCTCGCCGACACCGTCGCCGCGATCCGGCCGCTCGACGCGGCCGCGATGGCCGCCGCGCAGGCGCGCCACGCCACGCTGACCAAACCGCCGGGCTCGCTGGGGTCGCTCGAGGATTTAGGTGTACGCCTCGCCGGGCTCGCCGGCACCTGCCCGCCACCGCTGCCCCAACCGGCGACGGTCGCGGTGTTCGCCGGCGACCACGGCGTGCACGCCCAGGGCGTCACCCCGTGGCCCCAGGAGGTCACGGTGCAGATGGTCGCCAACTTCCTGGCCAGCGGCGCGGTCGTCAACGCCTTCGCCCGCCAGGCCGGCGCCGAGGTCGTGGTCGTCGACGTGGGCGTGGCCACGCCGCTGCTGGACAGCGACCCCGACGGTCTCGCCGGTGGCACCGCGGGGGCGGATGCCGGTTCGGCCGGTGAGGCCGTGTCGGCGCAGCCGGGCATGCAGCCGCGGCTAGTGCGGGCCAATGTTCGCCGTGGCACTGCGGACCTCAGCGTCCAGCCGGCGATGACCCGCGACGAGGCGGTCGCCGCGATCGAGGTTGGCATTCGGTTGGCCGGCGACCTGGTCGACGGCGGCGCCGGGTGCCTGATCACCGGCGACATGGGTATCGGCAACACCACGCCCGCGGCCGCGCTGATCGCGGCCTTCACTGGTGCCGCGGCGGCCGATGTGACCGGGCGGGGGACCGGGATCGACGACGAGACGCACGGTCACAAGGTTGCCGTTGTGCAGCGGGCGCTCGCCCTGCACCGGCCCGACCCGGCCGATCCGGTCGGGGTGCTCGCCGCGGTCGGTGGGCTGGAACACGCCGCCCTGGCCGGGTTCGTGCTCGGGGGCGCGGCGCGGCGCGTACCCGTGATTCTGGATGGGGTGATCGCCGACTCGGCCGCGCTCGCCGCGGCGGCGCTGGCGCCCGACGCGGTCGGCGCGATGGTCGCCGGCCACCGGTCCGCGGAGCCCGGCGCCTCGGTCGCGCTGCGGCACCTCGGGCTGGCGCCGTTGGTCGACCTCGGGCTGCGGCTCGGTGAGGGGACCGGCGCGGTGCTCGCCTGGCCGATCGTGGCCAGCGCGGTGCGGGTGCTGCACGACGTCGCCACCTTCGACTCCGCCGGGGTGGCCGAGAAGTGA
- a CDS encoding transglycosylase domain-containing protein produces the protein MIKRTLSATSRFAPLLRAGLIAGVVVAAVAYPIVAVGGIGAKKGAEAFNDMPRQLNVKPPAQTSYVYASDGKTLLTMFYEEHRKYVPISDMSPYIQQAIVASEDQRFYEHNGVDPKGIARAFVANHEGGGVQQGASTLTMQYVRMAQRDGAETPEEVQEATEQTSTRKLREMRLALAVEKQYTKQEILERYLNSAYFGHRAYGIYAASEVFFSKSPKDLTLVEAATLAGLVKAPTEYDPATQDKLAATARRNYVLDNMQKMGYLSPQDNAASKALPIQLKLSTPANDCVSVPKNLNSWGFFCDYLKTWWAEQPAFGDNASQREDNLRRGGYKIVTSLDPNIQNIAETNVMAKEKSTSKFAHGLVVIQPGTGLVKAMAVNRVYSLDQSKNGTHSDPAKAAKIKGNYPNTVVPLLGGGDMPGYQAGSTFKMFTMLAALDAGMPLSTAFDSPQRLVSQYLGEGPGSCGGRWCPSNASGAMTGRHMMWSGFGKSVNTYFVQLEQKVGADKAVRMAERLGLTWRTDVDQMMAKPPRSKTWGAFTLGVSDVTPLEMAGAYATVAADGQYCEPLPVTSIQTNDGKQVTWTNKQGQTVDVAKPRCRQEVTPDVARAAADAARCPTGGKAQTGSCQEWSTAPSVTPTVGRPVGGKTGTTDSTRSAWFVGFTKELAAASFIADPDNPFNAVGDAQSQKPIDSVAQTLRDSLKGQPVVEWTPPSPAIVR, from the coding sequence GTGATTAAGCGCACCCTCTCCGCGACCAGTCGGTTCGCTCCGCTGCTGCGGGCCGGGCTCATCGCCGGCGTCGTCGTGGCGGCGGTGGCCTATCCCATCGTTGCGGTCGGCGGGATCGGCGCCAAGAAGGGTGCCGAAGCCTTCAACGACATGCCGCGCCAGCTCAACGTCAAACCCCCCGCGCAGACGAGCTACGTGTACGCGTCGGACGGCAAGACGCTGCTCACGATGTTCTACGAGGAGCATCGTAAGTATGTCCCGATCTCGGACATGTCGCCCTACATCCAGCAGGCCATCGTGGCCTCCGAGGATCAGCGCTTCTACGAGCACAACGGGGTCGACCCCAAGGGCATCGCGCGCGCGTTCGTCGCCAACCACGAGGGCGGCGGCGTCCAGCAGGGTGCGTCGACGCTGACGATGCAGTACGTCCGGATGGCACAGCGCGACGGCGCCGAGACGCCGGAAGAGGTGCAGGAGGCGACCGAGCAGACCAGCACCCGCAAGCTCCGCGAGATGCGGCTCGCGCTGGCCGTCGAGAAGCAGTACACGAAGCAGGAGATCCTCGAGCGCTACCTGAACTCGGCCTACTTCGGACACCGGGCCTACGGGATCTACGCCGCTTCCGAGGTGTTCTTCTCCAAGTCGCCCAAGGACCTCACGCTGGTCGAGGCGGCCACGCTCGCCGGTCTGGTCAAGGCGCCCACCGAGTACGACCCGGCGACGCAGGACAAGCTCGCGGCCACCGCCCGGCGCAACTATGTACTCGACAACATGCAGAAGATGGGATATCTGAGCCCACAGGACAACGCGGCCTCCAAGGCGCTGCCGATCCAGCTCAAGCTCAGCACCCCGGCCAACGACTGTGTTTCGGTGCCGAAGAATCTCAACAGCTGGGGCTTCTTCTGCGACTACTTGAAGACCTGGTGGGCCGAGCAGCCCGCGTTCGGTGACAACGCCTCGCAGCGCGAAGACAACCTGCGCCGCGGCGGCTACAAGATCGTCACCTCGCTCGACCCCAACATCCAGAACATCGCCGAGACCAACGTCATGGCGAAGGAGAAGTCGACCAGCAAGTTCGCGCACGGCCTGGTGGTGATCCAGCCGGGCACCGGCCTGGTCAAGGCGATGGCGGTCAACCGCGTCTACTCGCTCGACCAGAGCAAGAACGGCACGCACTCCGACCCGGCCAAGGCCGCGAAGATCAAGGGCAACTACCCGAACACGGTGGTGCCGCTGCTCGGTGGCGGTGACATGCCGGGCTACCAGGCCGGTTCGACGTTCAAGATGTTCACGATGCTGGCCGCGCTGGACGCCGGGATGCCGCTGTCGACCGCGTTCGACTCGCCGCAGCGACTGGTCTCGCAGTACCTGGGCGAAGGGCCCGGCTCGTGCGGCGGCCGCTGGTGCCCGTCGAACGCCTCCGGCGCGATGACCGGCCGGCACATGATGTGGTCGGGCTTCGGCAAGTCGGTCAACACGTACTTCGTCCAACTCGAGCAGAAGGTCGGCGCCGACAAGGCGGTCCGGATGGCCGAGCGGCTCGGCCTTACCTGGCGCACCGACGTCGACCAGATGATGGCCAAGCCGCCGCGGTCCAAGACCTGGGGCGCGTTCACCCTCGGCGTCTCGGACGTGACACCGCTGGAGATGGCCGGCGCCTACGCGACGGTCGCCGCCGACGGCCAGTACTGCGAGCCGCTGCCGGTCACCTCGATCCAGACCAACGACGGCAAGCAGGTGACCTGGACCAACAAGCAGGGCCAGACGGTCGACGTGGCCAAGCCGCGGTGCCGCCAGGAGGTCACCCCGGACGTGGCCCGCGCCGCAGCCGACGCGGCCCGCTGCCCGACCGGCGGCAAGGCACAGACCGGGTCCTGCCAGGAGTGGTCGACCGCACCGAGCGTGACCCCGACGGTGGGTCGCCCGGTCGGCGGCAAGACGGGTACGACGGACAGCACCCGGTCCGCCTGGTTCGTCGGCTTCACCAAGGAACTGGCGGCGGCGAGCTTCATCGCCGACCCGGACAACCCGTTCAACGCGGTGGGTGACGCCCAGTCGCAGAAACCGATCGACTCGGTGGCACAGACACTGCGGGATTCGCTGAAGGGTCAACCGGTCGTCGAGTGGACACCACCGTCACCAGCGATCGTCCGCTGA
- the cobC gene encoding Rv2231c family pyridoxal phosphate-dependent protein CobC — MVELGHHGDAEVGPGLIDLAVNVRQAPLPPWLLDPVAASLADLASYPDPAPARAALAARHGRDPSSILLTAGAAQAFVLIAQAYRAAALPVVVHPQFTEPEAALLAAGHRVHRVCLPPPYALDPSLVPAAADLVFVGNPTNPTSVLHPVSALSALARPGRILVVDEAFADTTLGPTGSAEPSSLSRLADIPGLIVLRSLTKTWALAGLRIGYALAAPDVIRRLSEVQPLWPVSTPALAAAVACASPEAVAAEHAIAHSLAADRAHLLSRLAEIPSVSVAAAPESSFVLLKMPNADKIRLALRDRGYAVRRGDTFPGLGPDFLRVAVRDRTTSDAFTETLSAVVPDFLP; from the coding sequence GTGGTCGAGTTGGGACATCACGGTGACGCGGAGGTCGGGCCGGGGCTGATCGACCTGGCGGTGAACGTACGCCAGGCGCCCCTCCCGCCCTGGCTCCTCGACCCGGTCGCGGCGTCACTGGCCGATCTGGCGTCCTACCCGGACCCCGCGCCGGCCCGCGCGGCGCTTGCGGCGCGGCACGGCCGCGATCCGTCGTCGATCCTGTTGACCGCGGGCGCGGCGCAGGCGTTCGTGCTGATCGCACAGGCCTATCGCGCGGCCGCGCTGCCCGTGGTGGTGCATCCGCAGTTCACCGAGCCGGAGGCCGCGCTGCTGGCCGCCGGTCATCGGGTCCACCGGGTCTGCCTCCCGCCGCCCTATGCGTTGGACCCGTCGTTGGTCCCGGCGGCGGCTGACCTGGTCTTCGTCGGCAACCCGACCAACCCGACCTCGGTCCTGCACCCGGTATCGGCGCTGTCCGCGCTGGCCCGGCCGGGCCGGATCCTGGTGGTCGACGAGGCGTTCGCGGACACGACGCTGGGCCCGACCGGCTCGGCTGAGCCGTCGTCGCTGTCCCGGCTCGCGGATATCCCCGGCCTGATCGTGCTGCGCAGCCTGACGAAGACCTGGGCTTTGGCAGGCCTGCGCATCGGGTACGCGCTCGCCGCGCCCGACGTGATCCGCCGCCTGTCGGAGGTGCAGCCGCTCTGGCCGGTCTCGACGCCGGCGCTGGCGGCGGCGGTGGCGTGCGCGAGCCCCGAGGCGGTGGCGGCGGAACACGCGATCGCCCATTCCCTCGCTGCGGATCGCGCCCACCTGCTGTCCCGGCTGGCGGAGATCCCCTCGGTTTCCGTCGCGGCCGCGCCGGAGAGTTCGTTCGTCCTGCTGAAGATGCCCAACGCGGACAAGATCCGCCTAGCGCTGCGCGACCGCGGCTACGCCGTCCGGCGCGGCGATACGTTCCCCGGCCTGGGTCCCGACTTCCTCCGGGTCGCGGTCCGCGACCGCACCACGAGCGACGCCTTCACCGAAACCTTGTCGGCGGTTGTCCCCGACTTCCTCCCCTGA
- a CDS encoding protein-tyrosine phosphatase family protein produces the protein MIDSWDPAGRGVLRLPSGRMVRGRGLLRAYPMGPPPTFGVYLLGKPASLVAWESRWVRWPDLWLPSDPIDAGAALQEAWERAATERVELACRGGRGRTGTALACLAIIDGVPAAEAVTYVRQHYDRRAVETPWQKRFVARFAPGTPDLN, from the coding sequence ATGATCGACTCGTGGGATCCAGCCGGCCGTGGAGTGCTGCGGCTGCCCTCGGGCCGGATGGTTCGGGGGCGGGGGCTGTTGCGGGCCTATCCGATGGGGCCGCCGCCGACCTTTGGGGTCTATCTGCTCGGCAAGCCGGCCTCGCTGGTGGCCTGGGAGAGCCGCTGGGTCCGGTGGCCTGATCTCTGGCTGCCCAGCGATCCGATCGATGCGGGTGCCGCGCTGCAAGAGGCCTGGGAACGGGCCGCGACCGAGCGCGTCGAACTGGCCTGCCGCGGCGGCCGCGGCCGCACCGGGACGGCGCTGGCCTGCCTCGCGATCATCGACGGTGTTCCCGCCGCGGAGGCGGTGACCTACGTCCGCCAGCACTACGACCGCCGCGCGGTCGAGACCCCCTGGCAGAAACGGTTTGTTGCCCGCTTCGCCCCCGGGACCCCCGACCTCAACTGA
- a CDS encoding APC family permease, translating to MTSDTSTPTRPADEGLRRVISRPMLTFFILGDILGAGIYSLTGEVGADVGGAIWASFLAAFALAFLTAFAYMELVTKYPQAAGGALYCDRAFGLKFLSFLVTFAIMASGVTSATFAASRVGGAYFTGLFGVEDPPMVLIGIVAILLVAAVNFWGVAESVRINVVITCIELTGLLFIIGVGIVVLGSGDGDPGQAFTFSGSGFGVVTGLLSGAATAFYAFLGFEDSVNLAEETAEPSRAFPPAMITGLVLAGVVYLLVAFTAAMTVPLDVLTKSTGPLLEVVKLGAPDLPVARIFSAVSIIAVSNTMLINMLMASRLLYGMAQRDVLPGVFSRLSPRRTPWVAIAFTTAISIGLLFFVGDLGDLSDTTVLLLTAVFLLVNISALVLRRDPVDHPHFRAPTAALVLGAVISLIFLLPIVREASIYVLALWLLLGGVLLWAINWAFLRRSATQ from the coding sequence ATGACCTCCGACACGAGCACGCCGACCCGGCCGGCCGACGAGGGTCTCCGCCGGGTCATCTCACGGCCGATGCTGACGTTCTTCATCCTCGGCGACATCCTCGGCGCGGGCATCTACTCACTGACCGGCGAAGTGGGCGCCGACGTCGGCGGCGCGATCTGGGCGTCGTTCCTGGCCGCGTTCGCGCTGGCGTTCCTGACCGCCTTCGCCTACATGGAACTGGTCACCAAATACCCGCAGGCCGCCGGCGGCGCGCTCTACTGCGACCGGGCGTTCGGGCTCAAGTTCCTGAGCTTCCTGGTCACCTTCGCGATCATGGCGTCCGGCGTCACCTCGGCGACGTTCGCGGCCAGCCGCGTCGGCGGCGCCTACTTCACCGGCCTGTTCGGTGTCGAAGACCCACCGATGGTCCTGATCGGAATCGTCGCCATCCTTCTAGTGGCCGCGGTCAACTTCTGGGGCGTCGCCGAGTCGGTCCGCATCAACGTCGTGATCACCTGCATCGAGCTGACCGGCCTCCTGTTCATCATCGGCGTCGGCATCGTCGTGCTGGGCAGCGGCGACGGCGACCCGGGCCAGGCGTTCACGTTCTCCGGCAGCGGCTTCGGCGTAGTCACCGGCCTCCTCTCCGGCGCCGCCACCGCGTTCTACGCGTTCCTGGGCTTCGAGGACTCGGTCAACCTGGCCGAGGAGACAGCCGAACCGAGCCGCGCCTTCCCACCGGCGATGATCACCGGCCTCGTCCTGGCCGGCGTGGTCTACCTGCTGGTCGCCTTCACGGCGGCGATGACGGTCCCCCTGGACGTACTCACCAAATCCACCGGCCCGCTCCTCGAGGTGGTCAAACTAGGCGCCCCCGACCTGCCGGTAGCCAGAATCTTCTCGGCCGTCTCCATCATCGCGGTCTCGAACACCATGCTGATCAACATGCTGATGGCCAGCCGCCTGCTCTACGGCATGGCCCAACGCGACGTCCTACCCGGCGTCTTCAGCCGCCTGAGCCCGCGCCGCACGCCATGGGTGGCGATCGCCTTCACGACGGCGATCTCGATCGGTTTGCTCTTCTTCGTCGGCGACCTGGGCGACCTCTCCGACACCACGGTCCTCCTCCTGACCGCGGTCTTCCTCCTGGTCAACATCTCGGCTCTGGTCCTCCGCCGCGACCCGGTCGACCACCCCCACTTCCGCGCACCTACGGCAGCCCTCGTGCTGGGCGCGGTGATCTCGCTGATCTTCCTGCTCCCGATCGTCCGCGAGGCGTCGATCTACGTCCTGGCCCTGTGGCTCCTGTTGGGCGGCGTGCTGCTGTGGGCGATCAACTGGGCGTTCCTCCGCAGGTCGGCAACGCAATAA
- a CDS encoding SURF1 family protein, with translation MYRFLLTPRWLGYLALALVAAAVMVLLGNWQHGRYELRKDVNHRIDLADTAAPVPLDTVVLPGGSKGVPGPGPQRSSEWTRVTMTGRYDPSNVVLVRGRTVDDKVGFEIVTPLLLSDGSAVLVDLGWVPAPAGGGAYAQPAIPPIPTGQATVTGAVKLSESGGKPVDRADGKLESRRVAVERIAPELPYPVRGAFVQLDTQVPAADKGFAAVPPNYENDWLNLGYTVQWWLFGLMTLFAFVWVARREARGPEESDSTPEPQLAGSA, from the coding sequence GTGTACCGGTTCCTGCTGACCCCCCGCTGGCTGGGCTACCTCGCGCTCGCGCTGGTGGCGGCCGCGGTGATGGTGCTGCTCGGCAACTGGCAGCACGGCCGCTATGAGCTGCGCAAAGACGTCAACCACCGGATCGACCTGGCCGACACCGCCGCGCCGGTGCCGCTCGACACCGTCGTGCTGCCGGGCGGCAGCAAGGGCGTGCCGGGGCCGGGCCCGCAGCGCTCGTCCGAGTGGACCCGGGTGACCATGACGGGCCGCTACGACCCGTCAAACGTGGTCCTGGTCCGTGGGCGCACCGTCGACGACAAGGTCGGCTTCGAGATCGTCACCCCGCTGCTGCTCTCTGACGGCTCGGCCGTGCTGGTCGACCTGGGCTGGGTGCCGGCGCCGGCGGGTGGCGGTGCCTATGCGCAGCCGGCCATCCCACCGATCCCGACCGGCCAGGCCACCGTCACTGGCGCGGTCAAGCTCTCCGAGAGCGGCGGCAAGCCGGTCGACCGCGCCGACGGCAAGCTGGAGAGTCGCCGGGTCGCCGTCGAGCGCATCGCGCCCGAGCTGCCCTACCCGGTGCGCGGCGCGTTCGTGCAGCTCGACACCCAGGTGCCGGCCGCCGACAAGGGCTTCGCCGCGGTGCCGCCGAATTATGAGAACGACTGGCTCAACCTCGGCTACACGGTCCAGTGGTGGCTGTTCGGGCTGATGACGCTGTTCGCCTTCGTCTGGGTGGCCCGGCGCGAGGCCCGCGGCCCTGAGGAATCCGACAGCACGCCCGAGCCGCAACTCGCCGGCAGCGCTTGA